The Pseudodesulfovibrio hydrargyri genome segment GCAGCGGCAGGGTGTCGATGACCGGCAGGATACCGAAGCGGATCTTGGTGTTTTCCGCGCGGGCCGTGGTGCCCAGGGCAAGGATCACGGCCAGGGCGAGCAGGATTTTCTTCATTCCGATTCCCCTTGGATTTGCTGGCGGGCTTTTAGCATGATGCGCCGAGAAAAGAAAGACGCGACAGCCCCTTGCCGCCGCGTCCGGAAAGAGGGAAACGGTCGGTTCCGACCTCAGCCCCCGTGGGAATGGGAGTGGGATTCGCCGGAGAAAAATCCGCCCAGGAAACTCTTGGCCACCAGAATGAGCGTCAGCACGGCGGCGGCCACGCCCACCCAGTGGGGCAGCAGCTCGCCCACGTCCGAGATGGTCGCGCGGACGTCCAGGCCGAGCGCCGAATAGAGGTGATCCGTGGCCCAGGCCAGGGCCAGGGAGCAGACCATGATGGAGGCCACGTAGAGCCCTGCGGCCCGCTTGCCCAGGGTCTTGAGCATGACTGTGATGGTCGCGCCGTTGGTGGCCGGTCCGGCCAGAAGGAAGACCAGGGCCGCGCCGGGCGAGAGCCCCTTGAGCAGGAGCGAGGCCGCTATGGGCGTGGAAGCCGTGGCGCAGACGTACAGCGGCAGGGCCACCACCAGCATGGCCACGTAGGAGAACAGGCCGGTGCCCACCCAGCGGTCCAGGGCGTCCGCAGGGATGGCCGCCGAAATGATCCCGGCGATGAGCACGCCCACCAGGAGCCAGCGGCCGATGTCCTCGATCATCTCGCCGAAGGCGTAACGCATGCCAGCCCCGAACCGCCCTTTGAAGGTGGGGGGCGGAGGAGCGGCGCAGGAGCCGCCGCATCCGCAGCCGGTGCAACCGGCGGAGCTTTGGGACAACCCGGCCATGGGCAGGGGTTCGGCCTTGTCGTCAGGGAAGGCGTTGATGAGCACCCCGGCGAAGACCGCCGTGATGGACGCGGCCACGGGCCGGATGACGGTCATGATCGGGTCGATGAGCGCGTAGGTCACGGCCATGGAGTCCACCCCGGTCTCGGGGGTGGAGATCATGAAGGCAGTGGTCGCCCCCTTGCTGGCCCCCTGCCTGCGCAACCCGAGGGCCGCAGGCAGTACGCCGCAGGAGCACAAGGGCAGCGGCACGCCGATGACCGCGGCCTTGAGCACCGCACTTAAGGACTTGCCGCCCAGATGCCGGGCCATGAACGAATCGGGCACGAATCCCTTGAGCAGGCCGGCCACGAAGAAACCGAAGAGCACGTACGGTGCGGCCTCCACCAACACGTGCCAGGACTCGACCAGGACATTGACGATGATATCAACCATGTAAAAACCTACAAAGACGTTTTAGTCACAAATGAATACCTATTCATAATACTGGGCAAAAAAAAGGAGGAGGCGGGCTACGCCTCTTCCTTGATGTGATCCAGTCCCTGGGAGACCAGGTTGCGCACGTGGTCGTCGTCCAGGGAGTAAAAGACATTCTTGCCCTCCTTGCGGTAGCGCACCAGCTTGGCGGCGCGCAGCAGCCTCAGCTGGTGGGAGATGGCCGACTGGGACATGTCCAGGACCTCGGCCAGGGCGCAGACGCAGAGCTCGCCTATGGACAGGGCGAACAGGATGCGCACGCGAGTGTAATCCCCCAGCGCCTTGAATAATTCGGCCAGGAACAGGAATTCCCGTTCGGAGAGCATGGCTTCCCGGGCGGCGGCAACGTTTTTGACATGCTGCTCGGTATCACTACAGGCAATGTTCGACATTTCTTCCCTCACATGAATAATCACTCATTTGTTATAATGGTACGGTCATACCTCCTGTTTGTCAAGCCCGGCCCCCGCGCGGGGACTGTCGGGTGTGGCGTCGCCGTGCCCCCGGCTCACCCCAGCCCGAGCCGGTCCAGGGTCAGAAGCTTGCGGCCCGAAAAATCCAGGATGCGGTCGATGAGTTCGGCGTGGGCCAGGCCCGCGCCGCGCACCTCGGCCACAAGCCCGGCCACGACCTTCTCCTGTTCGAGGTAGCCGAAGACCACCTCGCGCACGGCGCGCAGGGAGACCAGCCGGTCGGCCCACCCCATGCCCTCCTGATAGAGCATCCTGGCCGAGATGAACGAGGCCAGCAGCGCCAGCTGATGGGGACGCGGCAGGTCGTTCACGATGCGGTCGCGGTAGTGCTCGACCAGCACGGCCGGGCAATAGGCCAGCAGGACCTCGACCAGCGTCGGATCGTCGGCCACCCGGTCCACGGACTCCATGAGCACGGCGTCCACCTTGTCGGCCAGGGCGTTGATGGACTCGGACACGGCATAGGAGAGTTCGGTGATGGTCCGCCGCCCCCCGGCCAGCTTGTACTCGCGCATGAGCAGGCGCGCCTCGGACCGGGCCCGCAGCCTGAGGATGTCCAGGAGCTGGGCGATGTACTCGTCCTTGATGCCCAGAAACTCCTCTTCGCTCAGGATCAACCCGGCCAGGATTTCATAGGACGAGCAGATCACGCCGGTCTTGTTGGCCGACGGGCCGGGCACCACCGGCACCCCGGCCTTTTCGAGCTGGACGCGGGCGTCGGCGGAGATGAAGATGTTCGCCCCCTCGACGATCCCCCGGGCCGAAGGCGTGCCGTCCTTTTGCAGGAATTCCTTCCAGTTGGACATGTTTATCGTGTCCGGCCTGCCGCCGGACGGAATGAAGATGTCGGCGACCACCGTGTTGTGCAGGGAGTTGCGGATGCGCGTCCCCTTGGGGTCGGCCGAGGTCACCGCGAAGGCACCCTTCCCCCTGAGCCGGGACGTGTCGAAATCCGAGGTCCGCAGGTCGTTGTCCATGAGCCGGAGCAATTCGCCGTGGTCCATGCCGTCCGGGTCGTGGACCGCGCCGTGGCCGTCGGACATGGCCAGTATTTTGGCGTTGCCGCCATACTCGCGAATAAGGATGCGCATAACGTTGGAGGCCACATCCCCGGCCGGGCCGCCGGTCAGCTTGACCGTGAACGGCTCGTTGCGCGGGTCGATGCCCAGCGTGCGCAAAAGTTCCTCGGCAAAGACAATGACCCCTTCGGAGGTCACGCCGTACTTCTTGTGGGCGATGCCCGCGCCGGGTTTGGAACTCATGAAGGCGCTGGGCCACTTGTAGCCGCGCCGGGCGGCCCGGTCCGCCATCCACTGGATGTGCGCCGGGGTGATGTTCTCGTCCGGGCCCAGGAAAATGATCTCCTCGCGGTTCAGGTAGTCCACGATGCCGGGCTGGACGAACCCCGCGCTCCCCTCCGGCACGACCAGCAGGTCCAGGAAGGAGTCGACCATGGACTTGAGGGCCAGGTCGATGTCCCCTTCCGGGCCGAGCAGGATGACGGCCTTGGATCCGCCCTCGGGGATGTCCTTGTTCTTGAACTGCTGGGCCCGGGCCAACTTGGTGACCTCGTCGAGCAGCCGGTTGGACTCCACCTCGAACTGCTCCTGGCTCCAGGTCC includes the following:
- a CDS encoding SO_0444 family Cu/Zn efflux transporter, which gives rise to MVDIIVNVLVESWHVLVEAAPYVLFGFFVAGLLKGFVPDSFMARHLGGKSLSAVLKAAVIGVPLPLCSCGVLPAALGLRRQGASKGATTAFMISTPETGVDSMAVTYALIDPIMTVIRPVAASITAVFAGVLINAFPDDKAEPLPMAGLSQSSAGCTGCGCGGSCAAPPPPTFKGRFGAGMRYAFGEMIEDIGRWLLVGVLIAGIISAAIPADALDRWVGTGLFSYVAMLVVALPLYVCATASTPIAASLLLKGLSPGAALVFLLAGPATNGATITVMLKTLGKRAAGLYVASIMVCSLALAWATDHLYSALGLDVRATISDVGELLPHWVGVAAAVLTLILVAKSFLGGFFSGESHSHSHGG
- a CDS encoding ArsR/SmtB family transcription factor, coding for MSNIACSDTEQHVKNVAAAREAMLSEREFLFLAELFKALGDYTRVRILFALSIGELCVCALAEVLDMSQSAISHQLRLLRAAKLVRYRKEGKNVFYSLDDDHVRNLVSQGLDHIKEEA
- a CDS encoding NAD-glutamate dehydrogenase domain-containing protein; the encoded protein is MIDGNSPVDPAKIREKLLKTLEESATPLVPWFYGNMPEYYFQTHGEDEQIKHLMALISGMVREEKQSIALHSPCGSRVTHISPNGDMDTLGWVLKQYRDKDIQHARIYSSRDDTIRLDTFVIGPQPLCAADHAGVREVLERARAGEMDLDPGDLNGFERFLGWASEDYIEKFEPGRAIRHFKTCGCLENEERVQVQLEKNVHPGFDRIGIAMAQPPKKGLLHTVVNVIARQGVPVDRAYADEFERPGLPAISIMSFYLDHRRVDLDENGPQWQRLKRQLEMCKWFAPHGLDALAYEDGWELGQVMLMQAAGEFAHQFLIRKDLHAYTSSRIVYAILRHRDVAGLLMEYFDVRFNPAFSGDRPKTLREQRDRVRAAIRDVDNAIHRDILTYIYKFFRYTLRTNYYLEHKLGLSFRLDPLILAPLPRKERPFGVYCFHGPYSWAFQVRYRDMARGGVRVVRTWSQEQFEVESNRLLDEVTKLARAQQFKNKDIPEGGSKAVILLGPEGDIDLALKSMVDSFLDLLVVPEGSAGFVQPGIVDYLNREEIIFLGPDENITPAHIQWMADRAARRGYKWPSAFMSSKPGAGIAHKKYGVTSEGVIVFAEELLRTLGIDPRNEPFTVKLTGGPAGDVASNVMRILIREYGGNAKILAMSDGHGAVHDPDGMDHGELLRLMDNDLRTSDFDTSRLRGKGAFAVTSADPKGTRIRNSLHNTVVADIFIPSGGRPDTINMSNWKEFLQKDGTPSARGIVEGANIFISADARVQLEKAGVPVVPGPSANKTGVICSSYEILAGLILSEEEFLGIKDEYIAQLLDILRLRARSEARLLMREYKLAGGRRTITELSYAVSESINALADKVDAVLMESVDRVADDPTLVEVLLAYCPAVLVEHYRDRIVNDLPRPHQLALLASFISARMLYQEGMGWADRLVSLRAVREVVFGYLEQEKVVAGLVAEVRGAGLAHAELIDRILDFSGRKLLTLDRLGLG